A window from Opitutia bacterium ISCC 52 encodes these proteins:
- a CDS encoding sulfatase-like hydrolase/transferase codes for MNKYNLLIITPDQLRSDYLSSFGHPSIGTSHIDRLASEGVQFDNCYCQSPLCAPSRVSFATSTYVGEHGCRNYWSTIEPHVPNLVSTLKGEGYTTGMFGKNHLFTYDKLGEIWDTCSEVCLGNYDNHPDYKQAFSSFELDQNHEYNVTGRLTDEAIEFMGEVDKPFISWINYQDPHPAFTCPTLYKNMFDPADIELPESFLNFDKEGQPQRNEVWRRHSQMEDCSEDDMRQAIATYMGQIRYVDDCVGKLTEFLETKGLADNTVVMFFSDHGELLGDFGMTHKLPAFYDCLTKIPVIIRHPDGRWAGSRFDGLAEEVDLVPTLLEMLGVEAPPTMVGQSWVEAFNAGNTNGKESILSEAGGGAPTVKEPIPGHVIKAPQIPTSFGPGAMIRKGDWKLSIYHDDQCELYDLSEDPDELNNLYGVDEYAAIQNELTLDLMKRLLGVKVRDVGLEWPTEKYPIDVRFEALQKRHLDPSNITGLKSSSSDISVSKKSG; via the coding sequence TTGAATAAATACAATTTACTTATTATCACCCCCGACCAATTGCGCTCAGACTACCTGAGTAGCTTTGGTCATCCATCTATTGGAACTTCGCACATCGACCGATTAGCCAGCGAAGGTGTCCAATTTGATAACTGTTATTGTCAGTCACCTTTATGTGCCCCTAGTCGGGTCAGTTTTGCTACTAGTACCTATGTAGGAGAGCATGGTTGTCGTAACTATTGGTCGACGATTGAGCCACACGTGCCAAATCTCGTTTCGACGCTTAAAGGTGAAGGATATACGACCGGTATGTTCGGTAAGAACCATTTGTTTACTTATGACAAATTGGGTGAAATTTGGGATACCTGTAGCGAAGTGTGTCTGGGGAACTATGACAATCACCCAGACTACAAGCAGGCTTTCAGTTCTTTCGAGTTAGATCAGAATCATGAATACAATGTTACCGGTCGTCTGACAGACGAAGCGATCGAGTTTATGGGCGAAGTGGATAAGCCATTTATAAGTTGGATCAACTATCAGGATCCACACCCTGCATTTACCTGTCCCACGCTTTACAAGAATATGTTCGATCCGGCTGATATCGAATTGCCGGAGTCGTTTCTCAATTTCGATAAAGAAGGACAACCTCAGCGAAACGAAGTGTGGCGCAGACACTCGCAAATGGAAGATTGTAGTGAGGACGATATGCGCCAAGCGATTGCTACCTACATGGGGCAGATTCGCTATGTGGATGACTGCGTGGGGAAGTTGACTGAGTTTTTAGAGACGAAAGGCTTGGCCGATAACACGGTGGTCATGTTCTTTTCCGATCATGGGGAGTTGCTTGGTGACTTTGGAATGACTCACAAGCTGCCCGCCTTCTACGATTGCCTGACAAAGATTCCAGTTATCATACGCCACCCTGATGGTCGGTGGGCTGGTTCCCGCTTCGATGGGCTTGCAGAAGAAGTAGACTTAGTGCCTACGCTTTTAGAAATGCTTGGAGTGGAGGCACCACCTACGATGGTGGGTCAATCCTGGGTGGAGGCGTTTAACGCAGGAAACACGAATGGAAAAGAGTCCATTCTTTCTGAGGCAGGGGGTGGGGCACCTACCGTCAAAGAGCCGATTCCTGGGCATGTGATCAAAGCGCCTCAAATTCCAACCAGCTTCGGTCCAGGCGCCATGATTCGAAAAGGTGACTGGAAACTGAGCATCTATCACGATGATCAATGCGAGTTATATGATCTATCTGAGGATCCTGATGAACTGAATAATTTGTATGGAGTTGACGAATACGCAGCTATCCAGAACGAATTAACCTTGGATCTGATGAAGCGTCTTCTTGGAGTGAAAGTGCGCGATGTCGGGCTGGAATGGCCTACAGAGAAGTACCCGATCGATGTTCGTTTTGAAGCGCTTCAGAAAAGGCATTTGGATCCATCAAATATTACGGGTTTGAAATCATCTTCCAGTGATATTTCTGTGTCCAAGAAATCAGGTTAA